In the Desulfovibrio subterraneus genome, TTTCACCGCCGATGCGCTGAATGGGCTTCCAGACCTCTTCCGGTGTTGCATGCAGGGTGATCTCGTGCGCGGTATGCACCACCGTTCCCCCGGCAAAGGGGGCGTCGCCGCAGGTGATCCACTCCGGAGGAACCGGCGTTCCGGCGTCCTTCCAGCAGGTGGGGACGGTGTGCTGGCGGATGCGGTCCAGCGCCATGCGTATGGCCTCCCGCACGCTGAGCAACTTTTGCGGAATAAGATCGTGTATGCTGTTATCTGAGCACACCACCCGGTTCTTGAGTCCGGCTACAAGAGGGCGAGCAAGCACGGTGGGAACAGGCGTGACAAGATTGAGCCACAGGGAACTGAGATAGGGTGTCAGCACGGGAACGGGAATGATGAGGCGTTTGCGCAGGCCCGCTTCTTCAGCATACAGGTCAAAGAGGGCTCTGTAGGTCAGAATATCCGGTCCGCCTATGTCATATGTCCTGCCTGCGGTTTCCGGCAGTTCAAGAACCCCTGCAAGATATTCCAGCACGTTGGATATGGCTATGGGCTGGCATTCCATGTGTACCCACTTGGGCGTAATCATGGCCGGCAGGCGGTCAACAAGGTAACGCACCAGTTCGAATGATGCACTGCCGGAGCCGATGATCTGGGCCGCGCGCAGCACCGTAACGGGAACGTCCGAAAGTGCGAGAATTTCTGCCACCTCGGCCCGCGATTTGAGATGCGGGCTCAGTTCGGTATCATCCGGCACAAGGCCGGACAGGTAGATGACACGTTCGACCGTGTTGCCTTTCAAGGCACGCACCATGTTGTACGCGGCTTTGCGGTCGGCATCCTTGAAGTCATGATGCCGTGAGGTCATGGAATGCACGAGGTAATAGGCCGCGCTGCATCCGTGAAGGGCCGCCCGCAGACGAGGTTCGTCGTGCAGGTCGCCTTCAACAATTTCCAGATTCGGGTGCGATGCCCAGGGCCGCGAAGCAAGCTTGCGCCGCGAGCGAACCAGTGCGCGAATGCGGTAACCTCTTTCAAGCAACAGGGGGATGAGTCGTCCCCCCACGTAGCCGGTTGCGCCAGTCACCAATATGGGCAGGGCGGTGTGATTCTGCATGTGTACCTCTTGGACATAAGGAAGGAGATGTACTCACATACCATACAATCTATGCCGAAAGCACAAAAAAAGGAATTGCATGCCATATTGCCGAGGGAACGGGTTGAGGGTAGATACGGGCATTAGCCATTCGGCCGGAGGCTTTTCATGGTTGCACCGCTTTTGACAGAGGGGATAGGCTATATTGCGGCCTGCCTGACAACATTCGCCTTTCTGCCGCAAGTGCTGAAGGTCTGGCGCACAAAATCCGTGCGGGACATCTCGCTTGTTACCTATATATCACTCACGCTCGGTGTTCTGCTCTGGTTCCTCTACGGGCTGGGGATCGGATCGCTCCCTGTCATTCTTGCCAATGGTATTACGCTGGTACTTGCGGCATCCATTCTTATAATGAAAATTCGCTATTCACGCCGAAGACCTTCCCGCCGCTAGAAAGGTGTACCGGACTTTGCCCTTGCGGTATCGGCGGCACAGCTGAAGCGCTTGGGCGGTTCCGCATGAAGGGCCATGGTATTGCGGCCCGCGGGCCTTTTACGGACTGGCTATTGTGGTCTGTGGCTGATAGCGTGCGCATATTCCACATCTGACAACGGGTGCACAACCTTCGACCCTGAAAAGGGAGCGAATGCCCTTGGCGCACCAACTGGAATCAGCGTTTTCCATCGCTTTCGCGGAAGCGGAAGAGTGTTCACCCTCCATACCTCAATCAGGTTCTCTAACGCGCCCCTCGCCGCATAGTGCATCCCGCGGGCGCATCCATGTGCCGTTTCGGAGTGAACCGCCAATTGCGTCATCCGAATCCGGCATACTCATCCATACTCCTCTCATCTGCGTCGGTTGCGGCTGGTGCTGTCTGGATCACCCGTGCGATCAGTCCATTCACGGGCACGGGTATACGGACAGGTGTCCGGAATTGTTCTGGTCGGCTGAAGCGTCAAGGTACTTGTGTGCCATGGCCATGGATGCCGATGCCGGAGCCTACATCCGGGAAGTGCAGCGTATGGGGGAAGGCTGTTGCGCCCCCCAGAACCGCTGGCGGACAGATGTGAAGCAACGAGATTGATTGAAGCCGGTAGTTCCCGGCCTTGTCCCTGCTGTCAGATGCAGAATTGCAAAGCGCCTTACGGGGCGCTTTGTTGTAGCAGGGGTGACTGCGTGGGTATGGTTGAGCAAGGCGGCAGTAAAATGAGTCTTTGCACTTCTTTTTCGCATACGGACTGTTGACCTTTTGTATACATTCTGTATTTCATAAGGAAATCAAGGAAGGAGAAGAGCCATGCCGCGTAGGGTCAAATCAGTCCGTGTGCCGGAAGAACTGAGCTCTCTCGATCTTTCCGGGGTCATTGCGGAGTGCGAAAAGTATCTGCGTGATCTGGAATCCGCAACCCTGCTCAAGCAGCATGGTGACAAGGAGGCTGCAGAGGCGCTTATCCGCGCCCGGCAGCAGGATTTGGGCCGCAAGATCGGCCTGAAGGTTTGGGAGGCACGCAAGGCGTTTGGCGCGGCCAGGCTTTCCAAGCTGGAGGAAGAAGAGTAGAGGCTGAGTTCACAGTTATTTTGGGCAAGACAAAGGCCGGAAGCGGGTGCTTCCGGCCTTTGTTTGTATATTGAGTCACGTCGTCTGAGCTAGCTGTTGCTGAGCCGCTGCACGATGCCCATCATCGCATAGGTCAGCTGTGCGGCTGCGAAATCGGAGGCGTGGTCGCCTTCTTTGGGAGCCAGCTCCACCACGTCCATGCCTATGACCGTGCGACCGGCAATGGCCTTTTCCAGCAGTTTGATGGCCTGCCACCAGAGCACGCCGCCGGGAACAGGGGTGCCTGTGGCGCTGATGACGGAAGGGTCAAGGCCGTCCACGTCAAAGGTGACGTAGATGGTTTCCGGAAAATCCGCAGGCAGCAGGTTTTCAGGCATGCCGTTCATGGCAAGGTCGCGGGCATCCAGATACGAGAGGTTTCTGTCCTTGCGCAGGGCCACTTCATCCTTGCAGAGCGCCCGCACGCCTATGCCGAACACGGGCAGGCCAAGGTCCAGAGCGCGGTGCATGACGCAGGCGTGGCTGAAGGGGCTGCCCTCGTAGGTGTCGCGCAGGTCGGCATGGGCATCAAACTGCACAATGCCAAAGTTGCCGTGCTTCTTGTGCAGTGCACGCAGCGCGCCCAGCGTAACGGTGTGCTCGCCGCCGAGCATGACCGGAATGCCGTGCTCCGCAGCAGAAGCAACTGCGGCCTCTATGCGATCCAGTACGGTTTCGGCATCGCCTGTGCAGTCCACGGCGGGGTGGGTGTGAATGCCCAGCACGGAGGCATCCGAAAGGCCGTCCCACACTTCCAGCTGGTCAGAGGCTTCCAGAATGGCGGCAGGGCCATGCACGGTTCCGCCACCATAGGAAACAGTGGCTTCAAAGGGAGCCGGAACAACCTGAAACAGGCACTGCTCAGGCGTGGATTCTTCAAGTTCGGAAGCAAGAAAACGGTTCATGGTCTATCTCCGTCCAGTTCAATTCTGTTCAATCGTATGGCAGAGCCTGATTTCGTCAGCTCGGGTTTGGTCAGCCCCTGTTCTCTTCAGGTTCACTTGGGTCCAATTGGGGTCCGGTTAGGGCCCGATTATGTTCTGTCAGGCTGCTGCATGCTCCGGCACCGGTATATTGCGCAGTCGTGCATTTCTCTGCCGCCAGTGGCATGCAAGCTGCAAGCTTTGTCCAAAGCGTCATGACTCAGTCAGTTACAGGCAGGATATTCCCCATGGCAGAGAAAGAGCCTCACATCATCAGGCAGCGTGGCAGCGTTTCCCGCACCGACCGTGAACAGCGGAACGGACACTCAGCGCGCGTGTTCTGGCTGACGGGGCTTTCCGGTTCCGGTAAGTCCACCATCGCCCACGCAGTGGAAAAAGCCCTGTTCGACGCAGGCATGCAGGCTGTCGTGTTCGACGGCGACAACGTGCGCCACGGCCTGTGCAGCAATCTCGGCTTTTTGCCCGAAGACCGGCAGGAAAACATCCGTCGGATCAGCGAGGTGAGCAAGCTCTTTGCTGAAAGCGGCACCATCTGTCTGTGTGCCTTCATCGCGCCGCTGGAGGCCGATCGCACTGTCATTCGTTCGGTGCTCGGTGACGATCTGCGCGAAATCTACGTATCCTGTCCGCTTTCCGTCTGCGAAGCCCGCGACGTGAAGGGCTATTACGCCCGCGCCCGCGCCGGACTC is a window encoding:
- a CDS encoding SDR family oxidoreductase, which codes for MQNHTALPILVTGATGYVGGRLIPLLLERGYRIRALVRSRRKLASRPWASHPNLEIVEGDLHDEPRLRAALHGCSAAYYLVHSMTSRHHDFKDADRKAAYNMVRALKGNTVERVIYLSGLVPDDTELSPHLKSRAEVAEILALSDVPVTVLRAAQIIGSGSASFELVRYLVDRLPAMITPKWVHMECQPIAISNVLEYLAGVLELPETAGRTYDIGGPDILTYRALFDLYAEEAGLRKRLIIPVPVLTPYLSSLWLNLVTPVPTVLARPLVAGLKNRVVCSDNSIHDLIPQKLLSVREAIRMALDRIRQHTVPTCWKDAGTPVPPEWITCGDAPFAGGTVVHTAHEITLHATPEEVWKPIQRIGGENGWYQSDILWQLRGFLDKLVGGPGLRRGRRDAEELLVGDALDFWRVLDIRPCERLLLLAEMRLPGEALLEFRLEDTTAVDAGPPQVVLTLIARFLPRGLAGIVYWYAMYPFHQIIFNGMLRNVARAIGKDVVAGPRNTDDPNTATCKL
- a CDS encoding SemiSWEET transporter, whose amino-acid sequence is MVAPLLTEGIGYIAACLTTFAFLPQVLKVWRTKSVRDISLVTYISLTLGVLLWFLYGLGIGSLPVILANGITLVLAASILIMKIRYSRRRPSRR
- the speB gene encoding agmatinase; this translates as MNRFLASELEESTPEQCLFQVVPAPFEATVSYGGGTVHGPAAILEASDQLEVWDGLSDASVLGIHTHPAVDCTGDAETVLDRIEAAVASAAEHGIPVMLGGEHTVTLGALRALHKKHGNFGIVQFDAHADLRDTYEGSPFSHACVMHRALDLGLPVFGIGVRALCKDEVALRKDRNLSYLDARDLAMNGMPENLLPADFPETIYVTFDVDGLDPSVISATGTPVPGGVLWWQAIKLLEKAIAGRTVIGMDVVELAPKEGDHASDFAAAQLTYAMMGIVQRLSNS
- the cysC gene encoding adenylyl-sulfate kinase, with amino-acid sequence MAEKEPHIIRQRGSVSRTDREQRNGHSARVFWLTGLSGSGKSTIAHAVEKALFDAGMQAVVFDGDNVRHGLCSNLGFLPEDRQENIRRISEVSKLFAESGTICLCAFIAPLEADRTVIRSVLGDDLREIYVSCPLSVCEARDVKGYYARARAGLIKHYTGISAPYEVPQHPHLVVDTDRESLDESVAKVLDFVMHNIRQADGALADMPEGRSLGTTPPVSLS